In bacterium, one DNA window encodes the following:
- a CDS encoding peptidyl-prolyl cis-trans isomerase, with protein MQRDRCRTGSTVLLRLLTAIAVFSVLAVNAQAQVKSERAVLSIVNGDSIFTSDIDAVFAKMHSAMSTADKGAFDYHKLLNKLVNDRLIVQEAEALGIDDDEYVTRLLYERKQNWVRNVYIRNNFIPDTTVSDKSVMKYFAENYHKVRVRTLSVEGKAQADSLAQQIRQGTPMDSLAKLYSVDMFKYVGGFQSMKYWITVEEELRRHLNDAGSGELIGPFPYRAVYCIMRVEETAPADTAELAGMRGYIEAMLRDTKKLDEWNKLVQNLGGKYGLEVDSTAMTEIARSTASVLDSTFQRGSDRPVAKFSGTPVVSELELRQETAHSAMSQATTAIDTLLYKSLNKLVEDQLLYRAGLESKLDTLSSINRRLESTRDSVLIEVYLKETVASRIKFNHDEFQQYYDENQDKFREPDQLTLRQVLIDGQERADSSVALLKDGADFDYVADKFRKGAKEMAEQSIDASMDAFPKSIQADLAKLTPGQSSNAYPTSEGWVIFKVLDRKQGRLKTLEEVDINIREVMFQRKFSTLLDETLAQLKASSEIVMFDEAIEKYLGAEN; from the coding sequence ATGCAAAGAGATAGATGCCGGACTGGCAGCACGGTATTGCTGCGACTGCTGACGGCAATAGCGGTGTTTTCGGTATTGGCTGTGAACGCACAGGCTCAAGTGAAATCCGAACGGGCGGTATTGTCGATCGTGAATGGCGATTCGATATTCACATCGGATATAGACGCCGTTTTTGCCAAGATGCACTCGGCGATGTCAACGGCCGACAAAGGCGCATTTGATTATCACAAGCTGTTGAACAAGCTGGTCAATGACAGACTGATTGTTCAGGAAGCTGAAGCGCTCGGTATTGACGATGACGAGTATGTTACGCGCCTTCTTTACGAGCGCAAACAGAATTGGGTGCGCAATGTCTATATCCGGAACAACTTCATCCCGGACACGACAGTGAGCGACAAGAGCGTGATGAAATATTTTGCGGAGAACTACCACAAGGTGCGGGTACGCACGCTGTCAGTTGAGGGCAAGGCGCAGGCTGATTCATTGGCGCAACAGATTCGCCAGGGCACGCCAATGGACAGTCTGGCGAAGCTGTACTCGGTAGACATGTTCAAGTACGTGGGCGGTTTTCAATCGATGAAATATTGGATCACTGTCGAGGAGGAACTGCGGAGACATTTGAATGATGCCGGCTCCGGCGAGTTAATCGGACCTTTCCCCTATCGCGCGGTCTATTGCATAATGCGAGTGGAGGAAACCGCACCGGCAGACACAGCCGAACTGGCCGGAATGCGCGGGTACATCGAAGCAATGCTTCGCGATACGAAGAAACTCGATGAATGGAATAAGCTCGTCCAGAATCTGGGCGGTAAGTATGGATTGGAAGTAGATAGTACAGCCATGACAGAGATTGCGCGCAGCACAGCTTCGGTATTGGATTCGACCTTTCAGCGCGGCAGTGATCGTCCAGTGGCCAAGTTTTCGGGCACACCAGTGGTGTCTGAGTTAGAGCTTCGCCAAGAGACAGCGCACTCGGCGATGTCGCAGGCGACAACGGCAATCGACACGCTTCTTTACAAGTCGCTGAATAAGCTGGTAGAAGATCAACTTTTGTATCGTGCCGGTCTCGAGTCCAAACTGGACACCTTGTCTTCGATTAACAGAAGATTGGAATCGACAAGGGATAGCGTGCTGATAGAGGTCTATTTGAAAGAGACCGTAGCTTCGCGTATCAAATTCAATCACGATGAATTCCAGCAATACTATGATGAGAATCAGGATAAGTTTCGCGAGCCTGATCAATTGACCTTGCGGCAGGTTCTCATTGACGGGCAGGAGCGCGCCGACAGTTCGGTAGCGCTGCTCAAGGATGGGGCCGATTTTGACTATGTTGCCGACAAGTTCCGCAAGGGAGCAAAAGAGATGGCCGAGCAAAGCATCGACGCGTCGATGGATGCTTTCCCGAAGTCGATACAAGCCGACTTGGCGAAACTGACTCCCGGGCAAAGCTCAAATGCATATCCGACTTCGGAGGGCTGGGTCATTTTCAAGGTGTTGGATCGCAAACAAGGCAGGTTGAAGACTCTTGAGGAAGTCGATATAAACATCCGCGAAGTGATGTTCCAGCGCAAGTTTTCGACCTTGCTCGATGAGACGCTGGCACAACTTAAGGCGAGTTCGGAAATTGTGATGTTTGACGAGGCAATCGAGAAGTATCTCGGCGCCGAGAATTAA
- a CDS encoding cytochrome c3 family protein has protein sequence MKEVNFIERHLAVFRYTAAILLLVLAGSSALTDVNAQVKRGKRFSSEGNCLECHSTGDFKGKLKHKPFDDKDCLSCHKPHGLVGMLRLKETGAALCYQCHNKTELGMEKAVIHAPAKTGDCSVCHSSHAADHKGLLVSNAKELCFTCHNRSEYEKKIVHAPMNQDCFVCHEVHGSDHKALLKKDQSTLCADCHDPKTPTFAAAHGEYPVADKDCGLCHSPHSSDSPKLFASSIHAPVEGGECSTCHNAPTDSKPFATTDDGNALCVTCHDKSEVAPPGSHPPVAEGECMTCHNPHGSSQKMLLTAKESTLCMECHDDVQAQVRGVSSHKPVMEDCSTCHTAHGKTKSHLLTKETNTLCLDCHSDLKALATAASPHAPFTDGLCTDCHSPHGSLYPKLVKTNQSELCTSCHSDVNEWLGLASVHMPIRTGDCTKCHNPHGSAIAPLLSATQDQLCGTCHQAVISDSTNTVIHPPFEEGTCSSCHAPHATKFKGLLTAAPAELCGECHSDVIAANAVSKHHPVVAGECSSCHKPHSGKIKNLLLDKEPRLCLGCHKDINELVTKGVAHAPAKDECSGCHSSHSSGFVSLLTEGMPAQCLTCHDGDDTDFKSKHLGLAGSQIDCRKCHDPHGSKDERLIQKNTHDPFSSGSCDACHTDVPQDGGKK, from the coding sequence GTGAAGGAAGTAAATTTCATAGAGCGGCATCTGGCTGTTTTCAGATACACGGCTGCGATTCTCTTGTTGGTGTTGGCCGGGTCTTCGGCGTTGACAGATGTCAATGCGCAGGTAAAACGCGGGAAGCGATTCTCTTCGGAAGGCAATTGTCTCGAATGCCATTCGACCGGCGATTTCAAGGGGAAACTGAAACACAAGCCGTTCGATGACAAGGATTGTCTATCGTGCCACAAACCGCACGGACTGGTGGGAATGTTGCGTCTCAAGGAGACGGGCGCCGCGCTATGCTATCAGTGTCACAACAAAACTGAATTGGGAATGGAAAAGGCGGTTATTCATGCTCCGGCGAAGACCGGAGACTGTTCGGTTTGTCATAGTTCGCATGCCGCCGACCACAAGGGATTGCTGGTTAGCAACGCCAAGGAGCTGTGCTTCACCTGTCACAACCGCAGCGAATACGAAAAGAAAATAGTTCATGCTCCGATGAATCAGGATTGCTTTGTTTGTCATGAAGTTCATGGAAGCGATCACAAAGCGCTACTTAAGAAAGACCAGTCGACTCTTTGCGCGGATTGTCACGACCCGAAAACGCCGACTTTTGCGGCGGCACACGGAGAGTATCCGGTTGCCGACAAGGACTGCGGGCTTTGCCATTCGCCGCATTCATCGGATTCACCGAAGTTGTTTGCCAGCTCGATACACGCGCCGGTTGAGGGTGGAGAGTGTTCGACGTGTCACAACGCGCCGACAGACTCCAAACCGTTTGCCACTACTGATGACGGCAATGCCCTGTGTGTGACGTGTCATGATAAAAGCGAAGTAGCACCGCCGGGGAGTCATCCTCCGGTTGCCGAGGGCGAGTGCATGACTTGTCACAATCCACATGGATCGTCGCAGAAGATGCTGCTGACAGCCAAGGAATCGACGTTGTGCATGGAGTGTCACGACGATGTGCAAGCGCAGGTGCGGGGAGTATCCTCACATAAGCCGGTGATGGAAGATTGCTCAACATGCCATACGGCACATGGAAAAACCAAATCGCATCTGTTGACGAAAGAGACGAATACGCTATGTCTCGACTGTCACAGCGATTTGAAAGCGCTGGCAACAGCGGCGAGCCCGCATGCTCCGTTTACTGATGGACTTTGCACTGATTGTCATTCGCCGCATGGGTCGCTGTATCCGAAGCTGGTCAAGACAAATCAATCAGAGTTGTGCACAAGTTGTCACAGCGACGTCAATGAGTGGCTGGGATTAGCCAGTGTGCACATGCCGATTAGAACGGGCGACTGCACGAAGTGTCACAATCCGCACGGATCTGCGATTGCGCCGTTGTTATCGGCGACGCAGGATCAGTTGTGCGGGACTTGCCATCAAGCGGTCATTTCCGACAGCACCAACACGGTGATTCATCCGCCGTTCGAAGAGGGCACATGCAGTTCGTGCCATGCGCCACACGCGACGAAGTTCAAGGGACTATTGACCGCGGCTCCGGCCGAATTGTGCGGCGAGTGTCACTCGGATGTCATCGCAGCGAATGCAGTGAGTAAGCATCATCCGGTGGTCGCGGGCGAATGCTCGAGCTGTCATAAACCGCATTCCGGCAAGATTAAGAATCTGCTGCTCGACAAGGAACCAAGGCTTTGCCTGGGCTGTCACAAAGATATCAACGAGTTGGTCACAAAGGGAGTGGCACACGCGCCGGCAAAGGATGAATGCAGCGGCTGCCACAGCTCGCATTCGAGCGGATTCGTCAGCCTGTTGACCGAAGGGATGCCAGCGCAGTGCCTGACCTGTCATGACGGCGACGATACGGATTTCAAGTCAAAGCATCTCGGACTTGCGGGAAGCCAGATCGACTGCCGGAAGTGTCATGATCCACACGGCTCAAAGGATGAACGATTGATTCAGAAGAATACTCATGATCCCTTCTCCAGCGGTTCGTGCGACGCTTGTCACACAGATGTTCCGCAGGACGGAGGCAAGAAGTAA